The nucleotide sequence GGCGCTGGATCCGGCCATTTTGGAAAAATGCCTCACTGCCATCATTGCACGTCACGAAATTCTGCGCACCCGCATCGTCACCGAGGAGGGCCGGCCGCGTCAGGTCATCACGCCCGCGCTGCAGTGGTCCCTGCCGGTGATCGATCTGAGCGGGCTGCCTGCCACCGAACGCGAGGCCGAAGTGATGCGGCTGGCGCGTGCCGAGGCACAACAGCCTTTCGCTTTGGCGGAGGGCCCGCTTTTCCGCGTGAAGCTCATCCGTCTCGCACAGGAGGATCATGTCGCGCTCTTCACCATGCACCATATCATTTCCGACGGCTGGTCGATGGGCGTGCTGCTGCGGGAGGTCGCGCTGCTCTATGATGCTTTCCGCAACGATCGACCGTCGCCGTTGCCGCCGCTGCCGGTGCAATATGCCGATTTTGCCGCATGGCAGCGCCAATGGCTGCAGGGTGAAATTTTGGAGCGGCAGTTGGCCTATTGGAAGCAGCAGCTCGCCGGCTGCCCGCCGCTGTTGGAATTGCCCACCGACCGGCCGCGGCCGGCAGTGCACAGCTTCCGCGGCGCGCAATTGAACTTCATGCTGCCGGCGGACCTGACCGGGCGGGTGAAGGAGTTGAGCCGGCAAATGGGAACCACACTGTTCATGACGCTGCTGGCCGCTTTTCAAGTTTTGCTCGCGCGTTACAGCAATCAAAAGGACATCTGCGTCGGCACGCCCATCGCCAACCGCAACCGCGCCGAGCTGGAAGGGTTGATCGGCTTTTTCGCCAACACCATCGTCCTGCGCACGCAACTGGCGGACAATCCCTCCGTGCGCGAGCTGCTGCGCCGCGTTCGCGAGACCGCGCTGGCGGCCTATGCGCATCAAGATGTGCCGTTCGAGATGCTGGTCGAGGCGCTCGCGCCGGAGCGCGATCTCAGCCACACCCCGCTGTTTCAAACCATGTTCGTTTTTCAGCAGCAGGCAGTGGCCGGCCGGCAGGTGCCCGGCCTGCGCATGAGCCCGCTGGAGGTGCACAGCGGCACCGCCAAATTCGACCTGTCGCTGGAAATGACGGAAACCAGCGAGGGGCTCGCGGCGACTTTCGAATACAACACCGATCTCTTCGACGCCGCCACCATCGCGCGCCTCGCCCGTCACCTCGAAAGATTGCTGCAGGGCATGGCCGGCGATCCCGACCGCCGCGTCGCTCATTTGCCGCTGCTCATCCCGGAAGAGCAGCAACAAATCGTCAACGACTGGAATGCCACCGCGGTGACGTGGCCGCCGGCGCAAAACATTCAGCAACTGTTCGAGCAGCAGGCGGCGAAAACGCCGGAAGCGGTGGCGGTGCAGTTCGAAGACGAACGCTGCAGCTATGGCGAGCTCAATCGGTGCGCCAATCAACTCGCGCATTATCTCCGCAGCCTGGGCGTCGGGCCGGAAGTGTTGGTGGCCGTCAGTTTGCCGCGCAGTCTGGAAATGGTGATCGCGCTGCTGGCGGTGTTGAAGGCGGGCGGTGCCTACCTCCCGCTCGATCCGGCTTATCCGCGCGAACGTCTGGCCTTCATGCTGCAGGATGCACAACCGCGCGTCGTGCTCACCACTTCCGGGTTGCGGCCGATGCTGCCCGGCGATGGTCTCACCGTCGTCGAGCTCGATTGCGTCCGGCCGCTGCTGGCGCGCCATGCCGCCGACAATCCCGGCGTCACGGTGTTGCCGCAGCATCCGGCGTACATGATCTACACCTCCGGCTCCACCGGCGTGCCCAAAGGCGCCATCATCGAGCAGCGCGGTTTGATCAATTTGGTGCGGGCACAAATCGGGGAGTTTGCCATTCGGCCGGAAAGCCGGGTGTTGCAATTTGCGCCGTTCAGCTTCGATGCCTCGGTTTCGGAAATTTTCACGGCCCTGATCAGCGGCGCGACGCTTTGTTTGATCAAGCCGGAGACCCTGCTCGCGCCCGACACGTTGCTCGCCGCGCTGCGCGCGCAGGCGATCTCGGTGGTCACGCTGCCGCCCTCGCTGCTGGCGGTGCTGCCGGCGGAGGCGCTGCCGGCACTGCACACGCTGGTTTCCGCCGGTGAAAACTGCAGCCGTGAGATTGCGGCACGCTGGGCACCGGGGCGGCGCTTCATCAATGCTTATGGCCCAACCGAGAACACGGTGTGCGCCTCGTGCCATCGGGTGGAGAAGTTGCCGGAGCAGGCCGGCATTCCCATTGGCCGGCCGATCGCCAACGTGCAGCTTTACATTTTGGATGAACATCTGCAACCGGTGCCGGTCGGCGTGGCGGGCGAGTTGTACATCGGTGGCGTCAGCCTCGCGCGCGGCTATCACCGCCGGCCGGATTTGACCGCGGAGAAATTCATTCCCAACCCCTTCAGCACTGAACCCGGCAGCCGGCTCTACCGCAGCGGCGATTGGGCGCGCTGGCTGCCGGATGGCACCATTGAATTTCTCGGCCGCCTCGATCAGCAGGTCAAAGTGCGCGGTTTTCGTATCGAGCTGGGCGAGATTGAGACGGTGCTGGCACAACACCCGGGGCTGCGCGAAGTGGCGGTGGTGGCGCGCGAGGCCCGGGCGGGCGAACGGCAGTTGGTGGCGTATGTGGCGCCGCGCGCAGAGTCTGCGCCGGCCAGCGCAGAGCTGCGCGAATTTCTCGGCAGTCGGCTGCCGGAGTACATGATCCCGGCTCTCTTCGTCACCCTGCCCTCGTTGCCGGTGACGCCCAGTGGCAAGATCGACCGCCGCGCCTTGCCGGCACCGTCATTCGAACGGGACGAGTCGAACGCAGGCTATGTCGCCCCCCGCACTGCCAGCGAGGAAAAATTGGTGGAGATCTGGGAGTCATTGCTCGGGGTCAAACCCATCGGTGTGCACGACAACTTCTTCGAGCTGGGTGGCGATTCGATTGTGAGCATTCAAATGATCGCACGCGCCAGCCAGGCCGGCATCCAGCTCACGCCGAAGTTGTTGTTCCAGCATCCAACCATTGCCGGCCTCGCGGCAGTGGCCGGCACGAGCACAACTGCGGTTGCCGAGCAGGGACTGGTTACCGGCCCGGTGCCGCTCACGCCGATTCAGCACTGGTTCTTCAGCCGGCATGACACGGCGTTGCATCACTGGAACACTTCGATCATGCTGGCCATGGCGCAGCCGCTCGATCCCGCGATGCTCGCGCAAACCGTGCAGCTTCTGCTGACACATCACGATGCCCTGCGCCTGCGGTTCCAGCGCACGGCCGCGGGCTGGCGGCAATATCTCGCCGGCCTCGAAGGCGAAACGCCGTTCGTGCATGTCGACCTTTCCCAAACACCGGCACGCCGCCGCAAGGAAGCGATCGAAAGCACGGCGGCGCAGATGCAAACCAGCTTGAACCTGGCGGAGGGGCCGCTGCTGCGCGTGTGCTACATGGATTTGGGACCGAAGCAGAGCCACCGCCTGCTGCTCATTCTGCATCACCTCGTGGTGGACGGCGTGTCGCTGCGGCTGTTCCTGGAGGATTTGCTGCGGGTCTATCGCCAACTCCAAGCCGGTCAGCCGGTGAGCCTGCCGCCCAAAACCACTTCGTTTCAGGCGTGGGCGCGCGCGCTGGTGCAGTATGCACAATCCACCGAATTGAAGCAGGAGCTGGCCCACTGGCGGGAAGTGGCGGCACAGCAGATGCCGGCCTTGCCCGTGGATTTTCCGGGTGGCAGCAACACCTATGGCGACAGCGATCACGTGACGGTTTCCCTGAATGCCAGGGAAACCCGGAAGCTTCTGCAACATCTGCCGGCGGCACACGGCACCCAAATTAACGACGTGTTGCTGGCGGCGCTGGTGTCGGCATTTGCGCCATGGACCGGCCGGCGCCAGCTCATGATCGACATGGAAGGCCACGGCCGTGAAGATATTTTGCCGGGTCTCGACGTCTCACGCACCCTCGGCTGGTTTACCAGCCAATATCCGGTGTGGCTCGATCTGGAGCAGGCACGCGAGCCGCGGGTAATGCTGGAAGCAGTCAAAACGCAATTGCGCGCCATTCCCCACCACGGCATAGGTTTTGGCCTGCTGCGTCATCTCTGCGCCGATCGCGAGGCCACGGCACCGCTGCGTGCGCTGCCCGCCGCGCCGGTGAATTTCAACTATCTCGGCCAGTTCGATCAATTCGATCCCGCCGCCGGCGAGGCCCTGCCGTTCGCGGTCGCGCCGGAATCCGCCGGCCCCGAACAGCATCCCGAAGGCCGGCGCAGTGCGGTGATTTATGTCATTGGCATCATCACCGGCGGTGAGTTGGGTGTGCGCTTCAGTTACAGCCGTCGTCTGCACCAACGCCGCACCATCGAGCAGTTGGCGAAAAATTATCTGCACGAGCTGCGCCGCCTGCTGACGGTTTGAGAATGGGACACGGCCGCAGGTGCAGCAGGAGAAGGATGGTTACAGAAGATTTCGCGGTTCAACTTTGGTTGTCGCGAAAACGTCGTAGCGCAGGCATTCTGCCTGCCTGATCAGCAGACAAGTTTGTCTGTGTCATGGTCCGATGCCACGTTGCTTGATTACAGCGAAAGGTGGATTTTGTGGATGCTTTGATTGGAATCACCCGTGAAGATTGGTTGCGGTTGTTGCGGGAGAACAACTTTGCCATCGCGCCGCAATATTGGAACCGTGCGCTGGCGGTGACGATGATGAGCCTGGCCAATACACGCGATCAGCGTCGCGAAGAGCAGGAGTACGGTGCCGAGGTCAAACGGGCGGAAATCAAACCGCCGCTGTTCATTCTCGGCCATTGGCGCAGCGGCACGACACTGCTGCATGAACTGCTCGCGCTGGACGAACAGTTTGCCTATGCCAACCTGTTTCAGGTGTCGCATCCGCACACCTTTCTCTGTCGCGAGGCGATCATCGAAAAAGCGCTGGCGCAGGCCGATACCGAGCAGCGGCCGATGGATGCCATGCGCGTCGGTTTTCGCAGTCCGGGTGAGGATGAATCGGCGCTTGCGGTCGCCAGCTTGCGCTCGCCCATGCTGGCGTGGTCGTTCCCGCGCAATGAAGCCTATTATGATCGCTTCCTGACCTTTCGCGAGGCGTCAGACGATGACCTCGCCAGATGGAAGGCTGCTTTTATGAAGTTTTTAATGAAGCTCTCCTGGCGCTATGGCAGCCGGCCGCTGGTCTTGAAATCGCCGCCTCACACGGCCCGTCTCAAGCTGCTGCTGGAAATGTTTCCCGAGGCGCGCTTCGTGCACATCCATCGCGATCCCTTTGTCGTGTTTCAGTCGACCCGCGCGCTGTATGACAAGGCGGCGGCGGCCTCGCATTTGCAACGGCCCGATCCGACGCGCATCGATGCCGGGATTCTGCGACGCTATGCCGCCATGTACGAGGCCTTTTTCGAGGAGCGCGACCTGATTCCCGCCGGCCGCTTTTGTGAAATCGCTTTTGCGGAGTTGGAGCGCGATCCACTCGGACAGGTCCAGCAGATTTATGCGCAGTTGCGGTTGCCCGGCTTCGACGCAGTGGCGCCCAAAATGCAGGCTTATGTGCAAGCACGGCGCGATTATCGCAAGAACAAACATGTTCCCCTGGCCGAACCACTGCGCCAGCGAATCGTTGAGGCCTGGTGGCGAAGCTTCGCCACCTGGGGCTATGCCACTGACGGGGTGCCGGCCAACTCGCTTCGCATCAATGACGACGGCAGCAAACGCACCAACATGATGAAGACATGAGCGATCACACCTGCATTTCAACAACGCCGGTGCCTCCGGTTGTAGAGGCCGAGGTGGGCAAACCCGCCCGGCTGTGGAGCAAGAATTATTTGCTGCTGTGGCAGGGGCAATTTGTCAGCCGCCTGGGCAATCAGGCCTTCAACGTCGCGCTGCTCTTTTGGCTGAAGCACACCACCGGTTCGGCGACACTCATGGGCTTCATCTCGATGGTGTCGAGCATTCCGGCGCTGCTGTTGATCTCGGTTGGCGGCGCCATCGCCGACCGTTACTCGCGCCGCAACATCATCATTCTGTGTGATCTGTTTGCCGGACTTGCCGTCTTGTCGCTGGCCTTCCTGCTTCTCCTGGCACCCGGCGCCACCGGGCTGGCGATTGTTTGGCTGTTTGTCGTCTCGATTGTACTGGCGGTCATTTCATCGTTCTTTGCCCCGGCGATTTCCGCCGCCATTCCAGATCTGGTGCCCAGGGAACGGCTGGCGGCGGCAAACTCGATGGGCCAGTTCTCAGAGCAATTCACCCTTTTCATCGGGCAGGGATTGGGGGGAACGCTTTACCGGCTGCTGGGCGCGCCGATCCTGTTCTTGATCGATGGCCTGACCTTTTTGTTTTCGGCGGTGAGTGAGACCTTCATCACAATTCCGCAACCGGTGCGCAAACCCAGCAGCAACTGGCGGCAGCGTCTGCGCGAATTTCGCCATGACCTCGCCGAGGGCTTTCAGTATGTCTGGCACACTGCCGGTCTGAAGGGGCTGGTCATGGTCTCGGCGGTGAACAACTTCTTTTCGGTGCCCATTCTGCTGTTGCTGCCGTTTTATGTCGAGGATTTTCTCCAGGTCAAAGTTGATTGGTATGGCTTTTTGCTGGCTGCCTTCGGCATGGGCTCGCTGCTGGGATCGGGGATCGCCGGGATGTGCCGGCCCTCGGGCTGGACGCGGGCCCGCTTGATGATGCTGGTGATGCTCCTGGACGCCCTGTTTTACGGCCTGCTGGCGGTGGTTCGTCTGCCGCTGGCGGCATTGGCGCTGGCCTTTCTCAGCGGTGCGGCCGGCGGCTTTTTTGCGATCAATACCACGACCCTCATTCAAATGACAACGCCGAGCCAAATTCGGGGTCGCATCTTCGGATTGCTCGGCACCATCGCCGGCAGCATTACGCCGCTGGCTTTGGGCCTTTCCGGGGTGGTTGCGGATTTGACCGGAAAGAACATTCCGTTGATTTATTTGACCTGCAGTGGTGCGCTGCTGGTCCTGGCACTGGTTGTCATCTCCCGCCGCGAGATACGGGAATTCCTGGCCTGTGAACTGGCTGCCGAAGGCACGCCGGCGCCGGCGGAAGCACGGTCGCCAGTTTGACTGCACCATGCCGGCTGCCGTGGTGGCTGGCGGCGCTGCGAAATATTGCAGACAAGACAACGGCAAACCTCATCACACTCATTATTTTCAAGGAGAGCAAAATGGTCCGCGATGAAAACGAAGACAGCACGATCTACAAAGTCGTCGTCAATCATGAAGAGCAATACTCGATCTGGCCGGCGGATCGCGAAAACGCACTCGGCTGGCGCGATGTCGGCAAGACCGGCACCAAGGCGGAATGTCTGGCCTACATCAAAGAAGTGTGGACGGACATGCGGCCGTTGAGCCTGCGGAAAAAAATGGAAGAAGCAGCGCAACAGCCGCAGAACCAATGAGCACAACGGGGGACTCGACAGTGCCGGGGCTGACGAAGTCATGATGTTCCTCCTGCTTTGTCTGGTCCCCGCCCCTTCGTCTCCGGGCATGACCGCCTCGCCCTGCAACGCCGGACTGTTTTCTTTCGCACAGGCAACCGCCCGCCAAGGATAGTGTGGGTCCGGTGTTGCAGTGCTGTTCTCTGGACGCGGCTCCGGGGCGGGCGGGGAGACCGCACAGCACTTGTTTGCGCCATGCCGGGGAAGATGCGAAATGGCATCATCGCGAGCAGGACAGCCAGGTCGTTGATTCCCTGCGAAGGGAGCGCGCTCCCGGCGCGGGGGAAAGCTTGTTGTACTACAGGTGAGAAAAATGCACCCGCCGGAGACGAAAAGGCTGCACCCTCTGCTGGAAGGGTTCTACCGCCTCTACCAGCGCCACGACGGGGTGAAGACATTATTGGATGAGGCGGCAAAATTGGCGGTCGAATTTTTCCAGGTACAGCAATGTGCCATTGCCTGGCTGGCAGAGGGCAAGCCCGGTTTCAGCGTTCTGGTGAGTAGCGGCGCAAAGCCGACGGATGATTTCGTCAATCATGTCGGGCAAGCGATCGCCGCACACCGCCGACAGCATCCTGCCGCAGAACGGGGCAGCGCGCATGTGCTCCCTGTCGCTGCTGCCGGCACTCCCGATCCCCGGGAGTTTGTCCTGCCGGTGCAGGTCAGCCATCGTATCGCCGGCTATCTTTACGCGCGCCAGAGCAAGCTGATGGCCGACGAGGCCCTGCTCGCGCTGCTGGCACGGCATATTGGCGCTGCCGTTGAAACGCAGAGGATGCGCGAGCTGCTGGCTTCGCGTTATGCTGCTCCGGCGGGCGCATCGAACCGGGGTGAAGCCGCGGCACCCTCGGTGCTGGGAACGCCCATTTTGGCCGCCGTCGAAACTCCCGGGAAAGTTGCGAACATCGTTGCCCGGGCTTTTTACAAAGAATTGCGCAAGGCCGGTTTTGAGACGAAGCAGATTTTGATGGTCGCCACGGCGCTGATCGAAAATTTGACCGAGGCCCTGCGCCGGGCCAGCACCAAAAAGCAGGCGTGAGCCATGTGTGTTCCGGCACAACCAGCTGGAGATCGGCTCGAATGTATGCGCAAGAACGAACAAAAGATGTTTATGAGACGATCGCCGGATATCCCCAACCGCCTCTCATTCCCCTGCCGCCCTGCGAAGACTGGGAATCATTGCAGGCGATGGGCCTGAAATTGGGAGGCGTGTCGTGCGGGATCGTGAAGGCGGCCATGAGCCTGACGGGCTTTCGTGCTTTTCATCGGCAGCTTCCCCGGCAGCTCGAAGCGATTCTGCGCCGCAGCGAATTGCGGGGTGCCTATCTTTTTGCGCCGGTGATTTCTGCCACCCTGGCGTTGCAGGATGATCCACGGAATCCCGATGCCCTGACGCGCGCCGCGACCCTGTTGTTCGCGGCCCGCGCACTGTATGATGACATCGTCTCCGCCCGTCTGGAACCCGATCGTCTCGGTGACCAGGTGCTCGAAATGGGACAATATCCCAATCTCTTCGCCACCAGCATGATCATCGAAGACAAACGCGCGCGCCTTTTCAAAAGCACGAACGTGACGACCATTACCGTGGCCGTCGCCGGCCGCCTGTACTCATTGCGCGTCGGGAACTTGGGAACGGAGACCACGATGGCACAACTGCTGACCGCCCTGGAGCAGTTGGCGGCCACCGCCCGCCGTCAGCGGCGCAGAAACGACGAGCCTGCTCCCGGTGTGCTGTCTGCTGCCGACCACCCCACTCAGATCAAAGCCTTCTCGCAGCTGCAACAGATCCGGGTCAACGCCGAATCGCTGGCCGCGCTGCGTCACAGTTTTTTGACCTTGTGCCTCGATTTGGAGAGTGCGCCGGGCTCACTTGCGGAAGCCGCCCTCCTGGCGCACAGCACCAATTTCGTCAACCGGTGGCATCATGCCAGCATGCAGCTCGTGGTTTTCGGCAATGGCAAGGCTTGTGTGATTTGTCATTTCAGTGCCTATCTCGATGGCAACACGATGGCGCGCGCGGCGGCGGAGCTGCAGCAACGCGCCGCAGCCTGGCCCCTGCCGCAGAACACACGGCAGGAGGCGGGCAGCCTCGCCCCCGCGACGGAGCTGCAGTGGCGTATTGCCCCGGAATGGCTGCGACGGGGAAGTGCGGATTTGCGCACGGTGCTCGACAACCAGCAGGCCACGTTTGAAATCCCCGGCTGGGGCAGGGAGTTTTTTCTGGCGCATGATGTGGAGGCGGTGCCGGCGTTCATTCTGGCATTGCAAATGGCGGCCAGGCGACTGACTGGAAAAATCGTGCGCATCACGCAGTTTGTCAGCCTGTCCCGCTATCGCTGCATGGATTTGGCCACCCCGGTCGTCACGACACCGGAGGTGATCCGCTTCGTCGAAGCCATGGACAGCGAAGCAATGGCGGCAGACCGTGCCATGACGCTGCTGCATGAAGCCATTCATTCCCAGAAAGAGGTTTGTCGAAAAGCACGACACGCTCTGCCGTTTGACGACCTGCTGGCGCTGTTTCTCCGCTCGCGCAAAGGCGTGCAAAAATGGTATGTGCTGCTGGTGGCCGCCCTTGCGGTCAAAATCCTGCGGCTGTTGGGTTGCTATCGCCCGTTGCCGCGCGAAGTGCTGGTCTCGCATCCGGAGATTTATCCGACCGTGCCCGTGTTTGGCCGTCCCGGGGTGCGGTTGCCCTATGTGAAGTATTTCGGGCTGCATTATCAAATCATGGATGAAAAGATCGTCATCACCGTGATGCCGGCGGTGGGGTGGACGATTCCGAATGCGGAGCTGGTTGCAGAAGTCCGTGAAAGTTTGCAACGCATTCAAAACCTGATTGTGCATGCTGGCAGGAAATCCTAGTGCAAGCTGGGTGGTGCGGCCCCGGCCCAATCCCCGCGCGGCGTTGCGTTTGTTTTGCTTCCCTTACGCCGGGGCCGGCAGCATCATTTTTCGATCGTGGCCGGAACAGCTTCCCGTCTCCGTGGAAACCTGTCTGGTGGAATTGCCCGGACGCGGTTCGCGCTTGCGCGAACCGCTCTTCACCCGGCTGCTGCCCATGATCGATGCCGCGTTGCCGGCTTTGCTGCCCTACCTGGACCGGCCGTTCGCCTTCTTCGGGCACAGCATGGGTGCCTTGTTGAGTTTCGAGCTCACACGGCGGTTGCGCCGACAAGCTGATCGCCTGCCGTCGCATCTTTTTGTCTCGGGGCGTGCCGCGCCGCACCTCCCGGATGCCATGCCCGCCCTGCACAAGCTGCCCGAGGCGGAGTTTATCGCCGAATTGCGCCGTCTCAACGGCACGCCCGGGGAGGTGCTGGAGCACGCCGAGCTGATGCAGCTTTTGATGCCGATCCTGCGCGCCGACTTCGCCGTCTGCGAAACTTATGTCTGTGAACCGGGTCCTCCGCTCGCCTGTCCGATCACGGTTTTCGGCGGCGCGGAGGATCCCCATGTCACGCGCGCCACGCTGGAACCCTGGCGCGAGCACACGAGTGCCGGTTTCGCTTTGCATATCCTGCCCGGCGATCATTTCTTCTTGCAATCCGCTGCGCCCATGCTGCTGCAGATTATGCGGGAAGAGCTGCTGCGCCTGACGGGACAAGCACCGGGGAGATGAGGGGAAAAATGAACCATCCAGTCGACTGGGAGGTGCCTCCCGCCGCCCCTGCGCTGGCTGATGGTGAAGTCCATGTCTGGCGTATCGGGCTGCAATTGCCGCCGTCGCGGATGGAACAATTGCAAGCGATGCTGGATGCCGGTGAAACACAGAGAGCGGCACGTTTTTATTTTGACAAAGACCGGCGGCGTTTCATCGTTGCGCATGCCGCCATGAGGATGATTCTGGGAGCCTATCTGCAGCTCGACCCGGCGGGCCTGCAGCTCGGCCGGAATGCTTATGGCAAACCGGAATTGCAGGACAACCGGACAGCCGTGGCCGTAC is from candidate division KSB1 bacterium and encodes:
- a CDS encoding choline/carnitine O-acyltransferase, which gives rise to MYAQERTKDVYETIAGYPQPPLIPLPPCEDWESLQAMGLKLGGVSCGIVKAAMSLTGFRAFHRQLPRQLEAILRRSELRGAYLFAPVISATLALQDDPRNPDALTRAATLLFAARALYDDIVSARLEPDRLGDQVLEMGQYPNLFATSMIIEDKRARLFKSTNVTTITVAVAGRLYSLRVGNLGTETTMAQLLTALEQLAATARRQRRRNDEPAPGVLSAADHPTQIKAFSQLQQIRVNAESLAALRHSFLTLCLDLESAPGSLAEAALLAHSTNFVNRWHHASMQLVVFGNGKACVICHFSAYLDGNTMARAAAELQQRAAAWPLPQNTRQEAGSLAPATELQWRIAPEWLRRGSADLRTVLDNQQATFEIPGWGREFFLAHDVEAVPAFILALQMAARRLTGKIVRITQFVSLSRYRCMDLATPVVTTPEVIRFVEAMDSEAMAADRAMTLLHEAIHSQKEVCRKARHALPFDDLLALFLRSRKGVQKWYVLLVAALAVKILRLLGCYRPLPREVLVSHPEIYPTVPVFGRPGVRLPYVKYFGLHYQIMDEKIVITVMPAVGWTIPNAELVAEVRESLQRIQNLIVHAGRKS
- a CDS encoding MbtH family protein — its product is MVRDENEDSTIYKVVVNHEEQYSIWPADRENALGWRDVGKTGTKAECLAYIKEVWTDMRPLSLRKKMEEAAQQPQNQ
- a CDS encoding amino acid adenylation domain-containing protein; protein product: MTTFDRKNLEDFYPLSPMQQGMLFHSLYAPHSGVYVEQLCCTLRGRLQPEAFERAWQRVIARHAILRTSFLSENLKEPVQVVHRTLPLPLRREDWSALSPVEQEQRLEDLLQRERLQGFDLSRGPLLRLVLLRTAPDTHRFVWTYHHLLLDGWSLPLLLQEVLLCYEAFVRGQEPQLPRPLPFRDYIVWLRRQDMAAAENFWRRQLAGWHAPTPLPLHRRPYHTNGAEATAARQQEIRLSRELTAALQTFARRQQVTLNTLVQGAWALLLSHYTGEHDVLFGATVSGRPAELPGAEKMIGLFINTLPVRVQIDPRQSLPAWLQALQRQQAELRQYEYSPLVQIQGWSAVSRGTPLFEHIFVFENFPVAEVAPAAGGNGSLRIAEVRTAEQTNYPLTVVAGPADELLLRLVYDGRSYDAAAIRQLLDHFANLLRGFVARPEQKLAQVPLLGGAERRRLLVDWNATQAAFPAHLCLHQLFEAQVQKTPDSPALIMQGRRLSYHELDERANQLAHFLQKLGVGPETIVAISVERSREMVIGLLGVLKAGGAYLPMDPVYPEERLAFMLADAAAPVALTQSHLREKFTAHRGQLVCLDTEWETIARESTQRPVCRATAANLAYVIYTSGSTGRPKGVMLEHRGAVNMVQALGKAFGIDADSSTLQFASFSFDASVEEVFVTLAHGACLHLVPQETVFSPPALLEVLRAQKISAVTLPPSLLAMLPETPLPALRSLVSAGESCPREIAVRWAAGRRFINGYGPTECTVCATTFRVEQIPTTTTVPIGRPIDNVEIYVLDHLLRPVPVGVEGEIYIGGVGVSRGYLNRPDLTAEKFLPDPFSNRPGARLYKSGDLARYLPDGNLEFLGRLDQQVKLRGFRIELGEIETRLREHPAVRAAAVVVHGDSPKEQQLVAYVVLDPPTAADAAQGTPAPPGEGAPATHAVLPELRAFLQQRLPAHMVPSFFVPLAAMPLTPNGKVDRRALPAPAAAHESSYVAPRTPEEEILAGIWAQVLNVPRVGVHDNFFELGGHSLLVTQLLSRVREALQVELPLRSLFDAPTIAGLAQQLQQARLTAQGLQAPPLTPVSREGDLPLSFAQQRLWFLDQLEPNNPFYNIPSAVRLEGALDPAILEKCLTAIIARHEILRTRIVTEEGRPRQVITPALQWSLPVIDLSGLPATEREAEVMRLARAEAQQPFALAEGPLFRVKLIRLAQEDHVALFTMHHIISDGWSMGVLLREVALLYDAFRNDRPSPLPPLPVQYADFAAWQRQWLQGEILERQLAYWKQQLAGCPPLLELPTDRPRPAVHSFRGAQLNFMLPADLTGRVKELSRQMGTTLFMTLLAAFQVLLARYSNQKDICVGTPIANRNRAELEGLIGFFANTIVLRTQLADNPSVRELLRRVRETALAAYAHQDVPFEMLVEALAPERDLSHTPLFQTMFVFQQQAVAGRQVPGLRMSPLEVHSGTAKFDLSLEMTETSEGLAATFEYNTDLFDAATIARLARHLERLLQGMAGDPDRRVAHLPLLIPEEQQQIVNDWNATAVTWPPAQNIQQLFEQQAAKTPEAVAVQFEDERCSYGELNRCANQLAHYLRSLGVGPEVLVAVSLPRSLEMVIALLAVLKAGGAYLPLDPAYPRERLAFMLQDAQPRVVLTTSGLRPMLPGDGLTVVELDCVRPLLARHAADNPGVTVLPQHPAYMIYTSGSTGVPKGAIIEQRGLINLVRAQIGEFAIRPESRVLQFAPFSFDASVSEIFTALISGATLCLIKPETLLAPDTLLAALRAQAISVVTLPPSLLAVLPAEALPALHTLVSAGENCSREIAARWAPGRRFINAYGPTENTVCASCHRVEKLPEQAGIPIGRPIANVQLYILDEHLQPVPVGVAGELYIGGVSLARGYHRRPDLTAEKFIPNPFSTEPGSRLYRSGDWARWLPDGTIEFLGRLDQQVKVRGFRIELGEIETVLAQHPGLREVAVVAREARAGERQLVAYVAPRAESAPASAELREFLGSRLPEYMIPALFVTLPSLPVTPSGKIDRRALPAPSFERDESNAGYVAPRTASEEKLVEIWESLLGVKPIGVHDNFFELGGDSIVSIQMIARASQAGIQLTPKLLFQHPTIAGLAAVAGTSTTAVAEQGLVTGPVPLTPIQHWFFSRHDTALHHWNTSIMLAMAQPLDPAMLAQTVQLLLTHHDALRLRFQRTAAGWRQYLAGLEGETPFVHVDLSQTPARRRKEAIESTAAQMQTSLNLAEGPLLRVCYMDLGPKQSHRLLLILHHLVVDGVSLRLFLEDLLRVYRQLQAGQPVSLPPKTTSFQAWARALVQYAQSTELKQELAHWREVAAQQMPALPVDFPGGSNTYGDSDHVTVSLNARETRKLLQHLPAAHGTQINDVLLAALVSAFAPWTGRRQLMIDMEGHGREDILPGLDVSRTLGWFTSQYPVWLDLEQAREPRVMLEAVKTQLRAIPHHGIGFGLLRHLCADREATAPLRALPAAPVNFNYLGQFDQFDPAAGEALPFAVAPESAGPEQHPEGRRSAVIYVIGIITGGELGVRFSYSRRLHQRRTIEQLAKNYLHELRRLLTV
- a CDS encoding MFS transporter: MSDHTCISTTPVPPVVEAEVGKPARLWSKNYLLLWQGQFVSRLGNQAFNVALLFWLKHTTGSATLMGFISMVSSIPALLLISVGGAIADRYSRRNIIILCDLFAGLAVLSLAFLLLLAPGATGLAIVWLFVVSIVLAVISSFFAPAISAAIPDLVPRERLAAANSMGQFSEQFTLFIGQGLGGTLYRLLGAPILFLIDGLTFLFSAVSETFITIPQPVRKPSSNWRQRLREFRHDLAEGFQYVWHTAGLKGLVMVSAVNNFFSVPILLLLPFYVEDFLQVKVDWYGFLLAAFGMGSLLGSGIAGMCRPSGWTRARLMMLVMLLDALFYGLLAVVRLPLAALALAFLSGAAGGFFAINTTTLIQMTTPSQIRGRIFGLLGTIAGSITPLALGLSGVVADLTGKNIPLIYLTCSGALLVLALVVISRREIREFLACELAAEGTPAPAEARSPV
- a CDS encoding sulfotransferase, with the protein product MDALIGITREDWLRLLRENNFAIAPQYWNRALAVTMMSLANTRDQRREEQEYGAEVKRAEIKPPLFILGHWRSGTTLLHELLALDEQFAYANLFQVSHPHTFLCREAIIEKALAQADTEQRPMDAMRVGFRSPGEDESALAVASLRSPMLAWSFPRNEAYYDRFLTFREASDDDLARWKAAFMKFLMKLSWRYGSRPLVLKSPPHTARLKLLLEMFPEARFVHIHRDPFVVFQSTRALYDKAAAASHLQRPDPTRIDAGILRRYAAMYEAFFEERDLIPAGRFCEIAFAELERDPLGQVQQIYAQLRLPGFDAVAPKMQAYVQARRDYRKNKHVPLAEPLRQRIVEAWWRSFATWGYATDGVPANSLRINDDGSKRTNMMKT
- a CDS encoding GAF domain-containing protein, with translation MHPPETKRLHPLLEGFYRLYQRHDGVKTLLDEAAKLAVEFFQVQQCAIAWLAEGKPGFSVLVSSGAKPTDDFVNHVGQAIAAHRRQHPAAERGSAHVLPVAAAGTPDPREFVLPVQVSHRIAGYLYARQSKLMADEALLALLARHIGAAVETQRMRELLASRYAAPAGASNRGEAAAPSVLGTPILAAVETPGKVANIVARAFYKELRKAGFETKQILMVATALIENLTEALRRASTKKQA